One window from the genome of Desulfovibrio psychrotolerans encodes:
- a CDS encoding iron-containing alcohol dehydrogenase, producing MDGFTFCAPTKVVFGRDTIPSVGGHIAEHGVSRVLLVFGGGSVRRNGVYDAVTASLQAAGVAWEEFWGVQPNPSLAQVEAGVDKARAYGAQGVLAVGGGSVIDCGKAIAAGCFLDDYWTYVETRKLLQKALPVFTVLTLSGTGTEMNEKAVITNEPEAKKWSVSGLCICPRVTIIDPQVQADVPWHLTMTGGIDAMTHVMENYFRGRLADAATGFFHEETTLQLNEGLLRGIVQSLNVLQRDPAHYGARASLAWAACWGLNGLTVAGLSGGDWTSHALEHALSGRYPHIPHGAGLAVLFPSWMEEVCDVAPAVFARFARTVWGVGQSGGEAAGVAGAMDADPQAMRALAREGVAATRRAFAAWGAPADLSHWGVTAEDVPEMVRNAFGYRALGRLVPLNEEQVTRIFMRVL from the coding sequence ATGGACGGTTTTACCTTTTGCGCACCCACCAAGGTGGTGTTCGGGCGCGATACCATTCCCTCGGTGGGCGGGCACATTGCCGAACATGGTGTGAGCCGCGTGTTGCTGGTGTTTGGCGGCGGTTCGGTGCGACGCAACGGGGTGTATGACGCGGTGACGGCATCGTTGCAGGCGGCAGGCGTGGCGTGGGAAGAGTTCTGGGGGGTGCAGCCCAACCCGTCGCTGGCGCAGGTGGAGGCGGGGGTGGACAAGGCCCGCGCCTATGGGGCGCAGGGGGTTCTGGCGGTGGGCGGCGGCAGCGTTATCGACTGCGGAAAGGCCATTGCGGCTGGATGTTTTCTGGACGATTACTGGACGTATGTGGAAACGCGCAAGCTGCTGCAAAAGGCTTTGCCCGTGTTTACGGTGCTCACGCTTTCCGGCACGGGCACGGAGATGAACGAGAAGGCTGTGATCACCAACGAGCCTGAGGCCAAGAAGTGGTCGGTGAGCGGATTGTGCATTTGCCCGCGTGTGACAATCATAGACCCGCAGGTGCAGGCGGATGTGCCGTGGCACCTGACCATGACGGGTGGCATAGATGCCATGACGCACGTGATGGAGAATTATTTTCGCGGCAGGCTGGCGGATGCGGCAACGGGGTTTTTCCATGAGGAGACAACGTTGCAACTGAACGAGGGGCTGCTGCGCGGCATTGTGCAGTCGCTGAACGTGTTGCAGCGCGACCCGGCACATTACGGGGCGCGTGCAAGCCTTGCGTGGGCTGCCTGCTGGGGGTTGAACGGACTTACCGTGGCCGGGCTTTCCGGCGGCGACTGGACATCGCACGCGTTGGAGCATGCGCTCAGCGGGCGGTATCCGCATATTCCGCATGGCGCGGGGCTGGCGGTGCTGTTTCCTTCATGGATGGAAGAGGTGTGCGATGTGGCCCCTGCGGTGTTTGCCCGGTTTGCCCGCACGGTGTGGGGTGTGGGGCAGTCCGGCGGCGAGGCCGCAGGCGTTGCGGGGGCCATGGACGCGGACCCGCAGGCGATGCGTGCCCTTGCCCGCGAGGGAGTGGCCGCCACCCGCAGGGCCTTTGCCGCGTGGGGAGCACCTGCTGATCTTTCCCACTGGGGCGTGACCGCGGAGGATGTGCCGGAGATGGTGCGCAACGCCTTTGGTTATCGCGCTCTGGGCAGGCTGGTGCCGCTGAACGAGGAGCAGGTGACGCGTATATTTATGCGGGTGCTGTAG